A portion of the Candidatus Microthrix parvicella Bio17-1 genome contains these proteins:
- a CDS encoding NUDIX hydrolase: MGERPQVAVGAVVQRDNELLLVRRATAPDVGAWTLPGGRVEHGELLAEAVIRELREETGVVGVCSNQVGIAELLPDSAGTRAHYVVVDFQVTLLDPHQEPQAGSDVSDARWVPVWDVAALDLTPGLAEFLSANEIIDTIA; encoded by the coding sequence TTGGGTGAACGGCCTCAGGTGGCCGTGGGTGCGGTGGTGCAGCGCGACAACGAACTGTTGTTGGTGAGGCGAGCGACCGCACCCGACGTGGGCGCATGGACGTTGCCTGGCGGCCGTGTGGAGCACGGCGAGTTGCTTGCAGAAGCTGTGATTCGTGAACTTCGGGAGGAGACCGGTGTGGTGGGGGTGTGCAGCAACCAGGTCGGCATTGCCGAACTCCTGCCCGACTCGGCCGGGACCCGTGCCCACTACGTGGTCGTCGACTTCCAGGTGACCCTGTTGGATCCGCATCAAGAGCCACAAGCGGGATCGGACGTCTCAGACGCACGCTGGGTACCTGTGTGGGATGTTGCCGCTCTGGATCTCACGCCTGGCCTGGCAGAGTTTCTTTCGGCCAACGAGATCATCGACACCATCGCCTGA
- a CDS encoding crotonase/enoyl-CoA hydratase family protein → MTNEETTASPVIEGNNKVLMERRGHVAIITINRPEARNAVNGDVAQGIEAAIDQLEADDDLWVGVLTGARTEKGWIFSAGADLKAMSTDPGAMMTEKGGFAGFVARERTKPVIAAVDGPALAGGTEIVLACDMVVASETAVFGVPEVLRNLVAAGGGLFRLPRVLPRNVAMELVLTGRLDFPAERAHHFGWVNALTEEADALDGAVQLAEQVAKAAPLAVRESRKIVLESALADEETGWRLSNEGIAKMFGAEDFGEGLTAFFEKRDPVWKGR, encoded by the coding sequence ATGACGAACGAGGAAACCACAGCCAGTCCGGTGATCGAGGGCAACAACAAGGTGCTCATGGAGCGCCGCGGCCACGTCGCAATCATCACGATCAACCGTCCCGAGGCACGCAACGCCGTCAACGGCGACGTGGCTCAGGGCATCGAGGCCGCAATCGACCAGTTGGAAGCTGATGACGACCTGTGGGTCGGAGTGCTCACCGGTGCGCGCACCGAAAAGGGCTGGATCTTCTCGGCCGGAGCCGACCTGAAGGCCATGAGCACCGACCCGGGCGCCATGATGACCGAGAAGGGCGGATTCGCCGGGTTCGTCGCACGTGAGCGCACCAAGCCGGTGATCGCCGCGGTCGACGGTCCGGCACTCGCCGGGGGAACCGAGATCGTGTTGGCCTGCGACATGGTCGTTGCGTCGGAGACGGCCGTGTTCGGCGTACCCGAGGTGCTGCGCAATCTCGTCGCCGCCGGCGGCGGGCTGTTCAGGCTTCCCCGCGTGTTGCCCCGCAACGTGGCCATGGAACTGGTGCTCACCGGGCGCCTGGACTTCCCGGCCGAGCGGGCTCATCACTTCGGTTGGGTGAATGCCCTGACCGAGGAGGCCGATGCGTTGGACGGTGCCGTCCAATTGGCCGAGCAGGTGGCCAAGGCTGCTCCGCTGGCCGTCCGCGAGAGTCGCAAGATCGTGCTTGAGTCGGCCCTGGCCGATGAGGAGACCGGCTGGCGGCTGTCCAACGAGGGAATCGCCAAGATGTTCGGCGCCGAAGACTTCGGTGAAGGTCTCACGGCCTTCTTCGAGAAGCGCGACCCCGTATGGAAGGGCCGCTGA
- a CDS encoding GNAT family N-acetyltransferase has protein sequence MTGPIEARSATLDELPTVLELVRQAHDGQLNQRDGGTWALANAAPVTEQRLRDRLADGLVVVGTVFDVPLGVTVARLEPVADGLLAVVEEIHTHPDARGVGVGRHMIEAVESWARAAGCIGIDSLALPGDRATKNFFEAAGLIARAIVVHRSLASEEPPPHRWSLDVG, from the coding sequence GTGACGGGGCCGATCGAAGCTCGCAGTGCCACCCTGGACGAGCTGCCAACCGTGCTCGAGTTGGTCCGTCAGGCCCACGACGGGCAACTCAACCAGCGTGATGGCGGTACCTGGGCGTTGGCCAACGCAGCACCGGTCACCGAGCAGCGACTCCGAGACCGCTTGGCCGACGGCCTGGTTGTGGTCGGCACGGTGTTTGATGTGCCGCTCGGGGTGACGGTAGCCCGCCTTGAGCCCGTTGCAGATGGCCTCCTGGCCGTCGTCGAGGAGATCCACACCCATCCCGATGCCCGCGGGGTGGGCGTCGGGCGACACATGATCGAAGCGGTGGAAAGCTGGGCTCGCGCTGCGGGATGTATCGGTATCGACTCGCTGGCGCTCCCGGGTGACCGGGCCACCAAGAACTTCTTTGAGGCGGCCGGTCTGATCGCCCGGGCGATCGTGGTGCATCGAAGTTTGGCGTCCGAAGAGCCTCCCCCGCACCGGTGGAGCCTTGACGTTGGGTGA
- a CDS encoding DUF4193 family protein, translated as MAADDIDDLEDDADELDDQVEELDEELDDDDLSTDLDEDLVEVPEEDDDDSDDASAAAKAPSEDDASAAAKAPSEDEDDEEDLGPDDVEADLDTILKGKIASEDDLDDDDEEEEEALVVPVKKPAPVEQADGVTAKQEGEFTCPGCFMVVHPRQFGRRVNPTCPSGEEDCPGIQIAFGMS; from the coding sequence ATGGCTGCTGACGACATCGATGATCTCGAAGATGATGCAGACGAGCTCGACGACCAGGTCGAAGAGCTCGACGAGGAGCTCGACGACGACGATCTGTCCACCGACCTGGATGAGGACCTCGTTGAGGTCCCCGAGGAGGACGACGACGACTCCGACGATGCCTCTGCGGCCGCCAAGGCGCCGTCCGAGGACGATGCCTCAGCGGCCGCCAAGGCGCCGTCCGAGGACGAGGACGACGAGGAGGACCTTGGCCCCGATGACGTCGAGGCCGACCTCGACACGATCCTCAAAGGGAAAATCGCCTCCGAGGACGACCTCGATGATGACGATGAAGAAGAGGAAGAGGCGCTTGTCGTTCCGGTGAAGAAGCCGGCACCGGTGGAGCAGGCAGATGGGGTGACGGCCAAGCAGGAGGGCGAGTTCACCTGCCCCGGGTGCTTTATGGTGGTGCATCCACGCCAGTTCGGACGGCGGGTCAACCCCACGTGTCCGTCCGGCGAGGAAGACTGCCCTGGCATCCAGATCGCATTCGGAATGTCGTGA
- a CDS encoding FAD-dependent thymidylate synthase — MFTHQAEEFTDDEALVLRRYFTNLDRPVFALTNLPEVVKGALFARYSRSAKSLRRLFLDEFAVDLELTADVGTDAGVGLERAEKLYDKVFVEYGDDSVAQLGGVHLACEQASNILTKLLEWGRLASYLEQSTRYIPYDARVNGRFRYYRDPEVLASRLGARYVGDMDDLFDTYSSLLPVLGDHFRRVYPKHADDSDFVYRQSIRAKSFDALRGLLPAAAQSNVGIYGSGQAYEALLLRLRAHPLPEARAYADDMLHELRKVIPSFLKRVDVPDRGGAWSNYLATNRSTMSEVAERLFDGRVDSEGDAAVRLVDWDPEAETKMIAAMLAPHTHLSDATLLAEVAAMGADDRRAVVAAYVGQRSNRRHKPGRGLERVNYRFEVVADYGAFRDLQRHRMMTIEWQNLTPHHGYLRPAEVDDAGAAAEYDRAMATSAGLHDLLARQFPDRASYAVALAYRVRFVMNLNAREAMHLTELRSAPQGHVSYRVVAQQMHRAIAEQAGHRLVAEMMSYVDHGSGVELERLEAERRAEARRGAAAE; from the coding sequence GTGTTCACCCACCAGGCCGAGGAGTTCACCGACGACGAGGCGCTGGTGTTGCGCCGGTATTTCACCAACCTCGATCGACCGGTGTTTGCACTGACCAACCTGCCCGAGGTGGTGAAGGGGGCGTTGTTCGCCCGCTACAGCCGATCGGCCAAGTCGCTGCGGCGGCTGTTTCTGGACGAGTTTGCGGTTGACCTGGAACTGACCGCTGATGTCGGCACCGACGCCGGGGTTGGTTTGGAACGGGCGGAGAAGCTGTACGACAAGGTGTTCGTCGAGTACGGCGACGACTCGGTCGCCCAACTGGGTGGGGTGCACCTGGCGTGCGAGCAGGCATCAAACATCCTGACCAAGCTGCTCGAATGGGGTCGCCTGGCCAGCTACCTGGAGCAGTCGACCCGCTACATCCCCTACGACGCCCGGGTCAACGGTCGGTTCCGGTACTACCGCGACCCCGAGGTGCTCGCATCACGCCTGGGCGCCCGCTATGTCGGGGACATGGACGACCTGTTCGACACCTATTCATCGCTGCTCCCGGTGCTTGGCGACCACTTCCGTCGGGTGTATCCCAAGCATGCAGACGACTCCGACTTTGTGTATCGCCAGTCGATTCGCGCCAAATCCTTCGATGCGCTCCGGGGGCTCCTCCCGGCCGCCGCTCAATCCAACGTGGGCATCTACGGCAGCGGCCAGGCCTACGAGGCGCTTCTCCTGCGCCTTCGTGCCCATCCGCTGCCAGAGGCCCGTGCGTACGCAGATGACATGCTCCACGAACTGCGCAAGGTGATCCCATCCTTCCTGAAGCGGGTGGACGTGCCAGACCGGGGCGGCGCCTGGAGCAACTATCTGGCGACCAACCGTTCGACCATGTCAGAGGTCGCCGAGCGGCTCTTCGACGGCCGCGTCGACAGCGAGGGTGACGCCGCAGTGCGTCTGGTGGACTGGGATCCCGAGGCCGAAACCAAGATGATCGCCGCCATGTTGGCCCCCCACACTCATCTGAGTGACGCAACGCTGCTCGCCGAGGTGGCCGCAATGGGTGCTGATGACCGTCGTGCGGTGGTCGCCGCGTACGTGGGGCAGCGGTCCAACCGGCGTCACAAGCCGGGTCGAGGGCTCGAGCGGGTGAACTATCGCTTCGAGGTGGTGGCCGACTACGGAGCCTTCCGCGACCTCCAGCGGCACCGCATGATGACGATCGAGTGGCAGAACCTGACGCCGCACCACGGCTACCTGCGGCCGGCCGAGGTGGATGACGCCGGTGCGGCGGCCGAGTACGACCGGGCGATGGCAACCTCGGCGGGTTTGCATGATCTGTTGGCTCGACAGTTCCCAGACCGGGCGAGCTATGCCGTGGCGCTGGCCTACCGGGTTCGCTTTGTCATGAACCTCAATGCGCGGGAGGCCATGCATCTGACGGAGTTGCGTTCGGCACCCCAGGGGCACGTGAGCTACCGGGTGGTGGCACAGCAGATGCACCGGGCGATCGCCGAGCAGGCGGGTCACCGGTTGGTGGCCGAGATGATGAGTTATGTGGACCATGGGTCTGGCGTGGAACTGGAGCGTCTCGAGGCCGAGCGCCGGGCGGAGGCCAGGCGCGGTGCGGCCGCCGAATAG